A single region of the Oleispira antarctica RB-8 genome encodes:
- a CDS encoding TRAP-type transports system extracellular solute binding protein → MLAKNAFSMIKLGLMGLVATTLIACGPEKPVAATNGADAQPQQTYNWKMVTSWPKNFPGLGTAPERFSKMVDDMSAGRLKVKVYGAGELVPALQVFDAVSQGTAEMGHSGAYYWKGKMPAAQFFTTVPFGLTAQEMNGWIYHGGGLELWQELYAPFNLIPLAAGNTGVQMAGWFNKEINSVEDLKGLKMRIPGLGGEVLKRAGGTPVTLPGGELFTSLQTGAIDATEWVGPYNDLAFGLYKAAKYYYYPGWHEPGSMMELTVNKPAFESLPKDLQAIVTTAAKAINADMLAEYTARNNAALTELVDKHGVDLRALPTDVLSKLRELSAEVVAEVAAQDPASQKVYDSYIKYRDGVVKYHAISEQAFINAR, encoded by the coding sequence ATGCTGGCAAAGAATGCCTTTTCAATGATTAAGCTCGGTTTGATGGGGTTAGTGGCAACGACCTTAATCGCCTGTGGGCCAGAGAAGCCGGTGGCGGCTACCAACGGTGCCGACGCTCAACCTCAGCAAACCTATAACTGGAAAATGGTGACTTCGTGGCCTAAAAACTTCCCAGGTTTAGGTACCGCCCCTGAGCGCTTTTCGAAGATGGTTGATGACATGTCAGCGGGTCGCTTAAAGGTTAAGGTTTATGGTGCTGGCGAACTTGTGCCTGCGTTGCAAGTATTTGATGCGGTCTCTCAAGGAACAGCCGAGATGGGCCATAGTGGTGCGTATTACTGGAAAGGTAAAATGCCCGCTGCGCAGTTCTTCACAACCGTTCCGTTTGGCTTAACGGCACAAGAAATGAATGGCTGGATCTACCACGGTGGCGGTCTGGAATTATGGCAAGAACTGTACGCGCCATTCAACCTAATTCCACTAGCGGCAGGTAATACAGGCGTGCAAATGGCAGGTTGGTTCAATAAAGAGATCAACTCTGTTGAAGATCTTAAAGGTCTGAAAATGCGCATCCCTGGTTTGGGTGGTGAAGTATTAAAGCGTGCAGGTGGAACCCCTGTGACATTGCCCGGTGGCGAATTATTCACCTCGCTACAAACGGGTGCTATCGATGCCACAGAATGGGTGGGTCCTTACAACGACCTCGCATTTGGTCTTTATAAAGCGGCCAAGTATTATTATTACCCGGGCTGGCATGAACCAGGTTCCATGATGGAATTGACTGTTAATAAACCCGCGTTTGAATCACTGCCAAAAGACTTACAAGCGATTGTAACCACTGCGGCTAAAGCGATTAACGCTGACATGTTAGCTGAGTATACCGCGCGTAATAATGCGGCGCTAACTGAGCTAGTCGATAAGCACGGTGTCGACTTACGAGCATTACCGACGGATGTTCTAAGCAAGCTGCGTGAGCTGTCTGCAGAGGTTGTGGCCGAAGTTGCCGCGCAAGATCCAGCGTCGCAAAAAGTGTATGATTCTTACATTAAGTACCGTGACGGAGTTGTTAAGTATCACGCAATCAGCGAACAAGCTTTTATTAACGCGCGTTAA
- the uvrD gene encoding DNA helicase II, with product MDVSSILDHLNDPQRNAVAANSKHQMVLAGAGTGKTRVLVHRIAWLLQVENISPFSIMAVTFTNKAAKEMRARLETLIQVPVNGMWVGTFHGLAHRLLKQHWREANLPQNFQILDSDDQLRLVKRILRATGVDETKFPPKQLHWYINGQKDEGRRAAHVVPSADPFSRTQLQVYQAYEQACQQGGMVDFGEILLRAHELWLNHPDLLAHYQGRFRNILVDEFQDTNEIQYAWIRMLAGDQVSVMAVGDDDQSIYGWRGAKIANIRNFQNDYPGAELIKLEQNYRSTATILAAANAVIENNTGRMGKELKTDGELGEKISLYSAFNEQDEARYIADQIETFSNTGRARKDIAILYRSNAQSRTLEESLLRQGIPYRIYGGQRFYDRLEIKNALAYLRLLLNRHDDAAVERVINVPARALGDKTVAIIRGHAREQGCSMWQAVCEAATLGILPKRASAAAQGFVDLIDSMAEGAGELELHEIMDQVITQSGLIEHHKKEKGEKAQARLDNLDELINAARQFITQDGVDMAMMAEEAAAETGEDPESLMEGAADSLYDLAVFLDTAALDAGDTQASEGDDAVQLMTLHSAKGLEFPLVFLTGLEEGLFPHKMSMDSAEGLEEERRLAYVGITRAMERLVITYAENRRLHGQENFSTPSRFIREIPSEYVQEVRLKNTITRPLTASKSSSLSFAEDAPEGVPFKLGERVFHAKFGEGQVLQFEGSGASARIQVNFEWEGTKWLVVAYAKLQSMDANDDF from the coding sequence ATGGACGTATCAAGTATTTTAGATCATTTAAATGATCCGCAACGCAATGCCGTTGCCGCTAATAGCAAGCATCAAATGGTTCTCGCCGGAGCTGGAACGGGTAAGACACGAGTGCTTGTGCACCGTATCGCCTGGCTTTTACAGGTGGAGAACATTTCGCCGTTTTCGATCATGGCGGTGACCTTCACCAACAAAGCGGCGAAAGAAATGCGGGCGCGTTTAGAAACGCTTATCCAAGTTCCGGTTAATGGAATGTGGGTCGGTACTTTCCACGGTCTTGCGCACCGCTTATTAAAGCAGCATTGGCGCGAAGCGAACTTGCCGCAGAACTTCCAAATCCTAGACAGTGATGATCAGTTACGACTGGTTAAACGTATCTTAAGAGCGACGGGGGTGGATGAAACTAAATTCCCACCTAAACAGTTACATTGGTACATCAACGGCCAAAAAGATGAAGGTCGTCGCGCTGCGCATGTTGTACCTTCTGCCGATCCGTTCAGCCGTACTCAATTACAAGTGTATCAAGCCTACGAGCAAGCCTGTCAGCAAGGCGGCATGGTCGATTTTGGTGAGATTCTATTACGCGCTCATGAACTGTGGTTGAATCATCCCGATTTATTAGCCCACTACCAAGGTCGTTTCCGCAACATTTTGGTAGACGAGTTTCAGGATACCAACGAAATTCAATACGCTTGGATTCGCATGCTCGCAGGAGATCAAGTCTCTGTGATGGCGGTAGGTGATGACGATCAGTCTATCTACGGCTGGCGTGGGGCAAAAATTGCCAATATCCGTAATTTCCAAAATGATTACCCAGGCGCAGAGCTGATTAAGCTCGAACAAAATTATCGCTCCACCGCGACCATTCTTGCCGCGGCCAACGCCGTCATTGAAAACAATACCGGGCGAATGGGCAAAGAGTTAAAAACGGATGGCGAACTGGGCGAGAAAATCTCCCTCTATTCCGCGTTTAACGAACAAGATGAAGCGCGCTACATCGCTGACCAGATTGAAACGTTTTCTAATACCGGACGCGCGCGCAAAGACATCGCCATTCTTTATCGCTCCAACGCACAATCTCGTACCTTAGAAGAATCTTTATTACGCCAAGGCATTCCTTATCGAATTTATGGCGGCCAGCGCTTCTACGATCGCTTAGAAATTAAAAACGCGTTGGCGTATCTACGTCTGTTATTAAACCGCCATGATGATGCCGCAGTAGAGCGTGTGATTAATGTGCCCGCCCGTGCCTTAGGCGATAAAACCGTTGCCATTATTCGTGGTCATGCGCGTGAGCAAGGTTGCTCTATGTGGCAGGCGGTTTGTGAAGCCGCAACACTGGGTATTTTACCCAAGCGTGCCAGCGCCGCCGCTCAAGGCTTTGTCGATTTAATCGATAGCATGGCAGAAGGTGCTGGGGAATTAGAACTGCATGAAATTATGGATCAAGTCATCACCCAGTCGGGCTTGATTGAACACCATAAAAAAGAGAAGGGCGAAAAAGCGCAAGCGCGTTTGGATAACCTCGACGAATTAATCAATGCTGCGCGCCAGTTCATCACTCAAGACGGTGTGGACATGGCGATGATGGCAGAAGAAGCCGCGGCTGAAACAGGGGAAGACCCAGAATCGCTAATGGAAGGCGCCGCCGATAGTCTTTATGACCTAGCCGTTTTCTTAGATACTGCCGCGTTAGATGCAGGTGATACGCAAGCGAGTGAAGGTGATGATGCCGTGCAGCTTATGACCTTGCACTCGGCCAAAGGTTTGGAATTTCCACTGGTTTTCCTCACGGGTTTAGAAGAAGGTTTATTCCCGCATAAAATGTCGATGGACAGCGCAGAGGGTTTAGAAGAAGAACGCCGTCTAGCCTACGTAGGTATTACTCGTGCAATGGAACGTTTGGTGATTACTTATGCCGAAAACCGTCGCTTACATGGCCAAGAGAATTTCAGTACACCGTCGCGTTTTATTCGTGAAATTCCTTCTGAGTATGTTCAGGAAGTACGCTTAAAAAATACCATAACCCGTCCACTGACCGCATCAAAGTCTTCTAGTCTGAGTTTTGCCGAAGACGCACCAGAAGGCGTGCCGTTTAAGTTAGGCGAACGCGTCTTCCATGCAAAATTTGGCGAAGGTCAGGTTCTGCAATTCGAAGGCAGTGGTGCCAGTGCGCGCATTCAAGTGAACTTTGAATGGGAAGGCACCAAGTGGCTAGTAGTGGCGTATGCCAAGCTGCAGTCAATGGACGCTAACGACGATTTTTAA
- a CDS encoding Transcriptional regulator, RpiR domain, whose translation MRKSEVKVANYVILNSASVIHMRIVDLAQEALVSEPTIVRFCRAIHCNGFQEFKVKLAQDLAVANNIGQFAIAEDDSIEDICEKVADTTIQRLHEVKDQLLPHQIAKASSVISKARRLEFYGFGASAAVATDALHKFFRLQIATATYSDPHMQSMSAVTLNEKDVVVAISQSGRTKDLLHSIALAQTYNATVICLAPEGTPISLAADIPIYINIDEDTDQFTPMTSRIAHLMVIDMLAIAVTQRRGPDFIEHLNAIKDSIKSLKLDN comes from the coding sequence ATGCGTAAGTCTGAAGTTAAGGTTGCCAATTATGTCATCCTGAACTCGGCCTCAGTGATTCACATGCGTATTGTCGATCTCGCTCAAGAAGCCTTGGTCAGTGAGCCAACGATTGTGCGTTTCTGTCGCGCGATTCACTGTAATGGCTTTCAAGAATTCAAAGTTAAGCTCGCACAAGATTTAGCGGTCGCTAATAATATTGGCCAATTTGCGATTGCTGAAGATGATTCGATTGAAGATATTTGCGAAAAAGTCGCCGATACCACCATTCAACGCCTGCACGAAGTTAAAGACCAATTATTACCCCATCAAATTGCCAAAGCGTCTTCGGTTATCAGTAAAGCAAGGCGGTTAGAATTTTATGGCTTTGGTGCTTCCGCCGCCGTGGCGACCGATGCTCTCCATAAGTTTTTCCGTTTACAGATTGCGACGGCGACGTATAGCGACCCTCACATGCAATCAATGTCAGCGGTGACGCTTAACGAGAAAGACGTTGTTGTGGCGATTTCACAAAGTGGTCGCACCAAGGATTTGTTGCATTCTATCGCCCTTGCTCAGACCTATAACGCCACCGTTATCTGCTTGGCGCCAGAAGGCACACCGATTAGCTTAGCGGCTGATATCCCAATTTATATTAATATTGATGAAGATACCGACCAATTTACCCCCATGACTTCGCGAATTGCCCATCTAATGGTCATTGATATGCTTGCTATCGCGGTCACACAGCGTCGCGGCCCTGATTTCATTGAACATCTAAACGCAATCAAGGACAGCATTAAATCGCTAAAACTAGACAATTGA
- a CDS encoding Shikimate 5-dehydrogenase — MARAAKTVLSAHEKSVEQVVSFDKEGNVVVNKKSSASNKLMARRAIEAHLERKTLEKDLEEYYFEGI; from the coding sequence ATGGCTAGGGCAGCTAAGACGGTATTAAGCGCACATGAAAAATCTGTAGAACAGGTGGTTTCTTTTGATAAAGAAGGCAATGTGGTTGTTAATAAAAAATCTTCGGCATCAAATAAATTAATGGCTCGGCGAGCGATTGAAGCGCACCTTGAACGCAAAACCCTCGAAAAAGATTTAGAAGAGTATTATTTCGAAGGGATTTAA
- the glmS gene encoding glutamine-fructose-6-phosphate transaminase (isomerizing, translating into MCGIVGAIAQRNVSEILLEGLRRLEYRGYDSAGLAILSAEGDIQRTRALGKVIELEKAIHAETDGKGLQGSIGIAHTRWATHGVPSKENAHPHMSSDDVVLVHNGIIENYQDLKAELKTQGYVFNSQTDSEVVIHLIHRELKLHDFGQAVKNAISHLEGAYALAIMQKGNQDELWVARQGSPLVIGVGMDEYYVGSDPLALLQVTDRFIYLEEGDLAHITRKKLTILDKDHNVVERDVSVFDHKVGTASKGEYKHFMLKETFEQPTVIKQCLEGRISATKVLDQAFGVKAADILDQVEAVQIIACGTSYHSGMVTKYWIEKYAGIPCQVEVASEFRYRHTVIAKNTLLITISQSGETADTLAALRKAKEQGLLASMTVCNVPGSSLVRESDLCLMTNAGPEIGVASTKAFTTQLTALLLLTVALAKRNGMSEAAETEIVTALHQLPGLVEKALALDPVIEKISQLFADKHHSLFLGRGPMYPIAQEGALKLKEISYIHAEAYPAGELKHGPLALVDEDMPIIAVAPKNDLLEKLVSNLEEVKARGGELFVFADESVNLYDLDDQHLVSLPTVPCCLEPIVYIIPLQLLSYHVAVLKGTDVDQPRNLAKSVTVE; encoded by the coding sequence ATGTGTGGAATTGTTGGTGCTATTGCACAGCGTAATGTGAGTGAAATTTTATTAGAAGGCCTACGTCGCCTTGAATACCGTGGATACGACTCTGCGGGCTTAGCCATCTTAAGTGCCGAAGGTGATATTCAGCGTACTCGTGCCCTAGGCAAAGTGATTGAATTAGAAAAAGCCATTCACGCTGAAACCGATGGTAAAGGCCTGCAAGGCAGTATCGGCATCGCGCATACTCGTTGGGCGACCCACGGTGTGCCAAGTAAAGAAAATGCTCACCCGCACATGTCTTCCGACGATGTGGTTTTAGTGCATAACGGCATCATCGAAAACTACCAAGATTTAAAAGCCGAGTTAAAAACTCAAGGCTATGTTTTTAACTCCCAAACTGACTCTGAAGTTGTGATTCATTTGATTCATCGCGAATTGAAGCTGCATGATTTTGGTCAAGCGGTTAAAAATGCTATCTCTCATCTTGAAGGCGCTTATGCATTAGCGATTATGCAAAAAGGCAACCAAGATGAATTATGGGTTGCGCGCCAAGGCTCTCCATTAGTTATCGGCGTCGGCATGGACGAATATTATGTTGGCTCAGATCCGTTAGCTTTATTGCAAGTGACCGATCGCTTCATCTATCTTGAAGAAGGCGACCTAGCGCACATCACACGCAAAAAACTGACAATTCTAGATAAAGATCATAATGTTGTTGAACGTGACGTCAGTGTTTTTGATCACAAGGTTGGAACGGCGAGCAAGGGTGAATACAAGCACTTCATGCTGAAAGAAACCTTTGAGCAGCCAACGGTGATTAAGCAGTGTTTAGAAGGGCGTATTTCAGCAACGAAAGTGCTCGATCAGGCCTTTGGTGTGAAAGCCGCTGATATTTTAGATCAAGTAGAAGCGGTTCAAATCATTGCTTGTGGTACCAGTTACCATTCAGGAATGGTAACTAAGTACTGGATTGAAAAATACGCAGGCATTCCTTGCCAAGTTGAAGTCGCCAGTGAATTTCGTTATCGCCATACGGTAATTGCCAAAAATACCTTGCTGATCACCATTTCTCAATCAGGTGAAACTGCAGATACTTTAGCGGCGCTGCGTAAAGCTAAAGAGCAAGGGTTATTAGCCAGCATGACGGTTTGTAACGTGCCGGGTTCTTCCTTAGTACGCGAATCTGATCTTTGCCTAATGACCAACGCGGGCCCTGAAATTGGTGTTGCTTCAACGAAAGCCTTTACGACTCAGTTAACGGCTTTGTTATTATTAACGGTTGCATTAGCAAAACGCAACGGTATGAGTGAAGCCGCTGAAACTGAAATAGTTACCGCATTGCATCAACTGCCTGGATTGGTTGAGAAAGCGCTAGCATTAGATCCGGTTATTGAAAAAATCAGCCAGTTATTTGCTGACAAGCATCACAGCTTATTCTTAGGTCGTGGCCCCATGTACCCCATCGCTCAAGAAGGCGCATTGAAGCTAAAAGAAATTTCTTATATTCACGCTGAAGCTTATCCAGCGGGAGAACTGAAGCATGGCCCATTGGCTTTAGTCGATGAAGATATGCCGATCATTGCAGTCGCGCCAAAGAATGACTTATTAGAAAAATTGGTTTCCAATTTAGAAGAAGTGAAAGCTCGCGGTGGTGAGTTATTTGTATTTGCTGATGAATCGGTAAATTTATATGACTTAGATGACCAACACTTAGTCTCTTTGCCAACCGTTCCCTGTTGCCTAGAACCTATTGTGTACATCATTCCTTTGCAGCTATTGTCGTATCACGTAGCGGTATTAAAAGGGACAGATGTTGATCAGCCACGTAACCTTGCAAAATCAGTGACGGTAGAATAA